A single region of the Xylanibacillus composti genome encodes:
- a CDS encoding ABC transporter permease: MKAYLQLTWAQLLVFSRNRAVIFFSLVFPILLMLALGSFLGTGGTVQVKGFLVDLDKTAASAALAAELHEHGLLDLKDADLLSEAEERVRQDQGDLIAIIPAGYGEELAKGTAARAEIQVRFDDTNSNAQSLGVQAVQQAADAASKQAVDYEAVILVEAAGIEGLDLRYIDFLVPGIVAMMIMNANLNGVAGQISAWRERGILRRMQSTTLKAWQFIAGQITARLLLNGSQALIVLLVGYLVFGTQVNGRWLELILFVILGTLTFMAIGFIIAGLAKNPESAGPIAGFISFPLLFLGGIFFPISNMPAWLQPIVQLIPISHLTTAMREIMNIGAGLATLWPEALLLSGWMVAAFVIASLTFRWE; encoded by the coding sequence ATGAAGGCATACCTGCAACTGACCTGGGCGCAATTGCTCGTCTTTTCACGCAATCGCGCTGTTATTTTTTTTAGTTTGGTGTTTCCGATTTTGTTGATGCTCGCCCTAGGATCCTTTCTAGGCACGGGCGGGACGGTGCAAGTGAAGGGCTTTCTCGTAGATCTGGACAAGACCGCGGCTTCGGCTGCACTCGCAGCCGAGCTGCACGAACATGGACTGCTGGATTTGAAGGACGCTGACCTGCTTTCAGAAGCAGAAGAACGGGTTCGTCAGGATCAGGGAGATCTTATCGCGATCATTCCGGCAGGCTATGGGGAAGAGCTGGCAAAAGGGACCGCTGCCCGCGCCGAAATACAAGTGCGCTTCGATGATACAAACAGCAATGCGCAAAGTCTTGGCGTGCAAGCCGTGCAGCAAGCGGCCGATGCTGCCAGCAAGCAAGCGGTCGATTACGAAGCGGTTATTCTGGTGGAGGCGGCCGGTATTGAAGGGCTTGATTTGCGGTATATCGACTTTTTGGTGCCTGGCATCGTGGCGATGATGATCATGAATGCCAATTTGAACGGAGTGGCTGGTCAAATCTCGGCATGGCGCGAGCGGGGCATCCTGCGCCGGATGCAGAGCACGACCTTAAAGGCTTGGCAGTTTATCGCCGGGCAAATTACGGCGCGGCTGCTGCTTAACGGCTCTCAGGCGCTGATTGTGCTGCTGGTCGGCTACCTCGTATTCGGCACACAGGTAAACGGCCGTTGGCTGGAGCTCATCTTGTTTGTCATCCTGGGAACGCTGACTTTCATGGCAATCGGCTTTATTATTGCCGGGCTGGCCAAAAATCCGGAAAGCGCCGGTCCGATTGCCGGATTTATTTCATTCCCGCTGCTGTTTCTCGGAGGCATCTTTTTTCCGATCAGCAATATGCCTGCTTGGCTTCAGCCAATTGTCCAGCTGATTCCGATCTCGCACCTAACGACAGCAATGCGTGAAATCATGAACATCGGAGCCGGGCTGGCGACACTATGGCCGGAGGCTTTGCTGCTGAGCGGATGGATGGTGGCCGCCTTTGTCATTGCCAGCCTGACCTTCAGATGGGAGTAA
- a CDS encoding HD domain-containing protein, which translates to MDLLFPYPAHERLGKQLAFIMETDKLKTILRQSYISDGTRRENDAEHTWGLTLMAITLAEHANMPELDLLRVLKMLIVHDLVEIDAGDTFAYDTAGHADKVERETAAAKRLFGMLPEDQSEAFFALWREFEDRQTPEARFAAAVDRLHPMLLNYQTGGKAWKTHQVHAGMVRERNRSIADGSVALFQYALELIRQAVADGRLLDEPQPGGE; encoded by the coding sequence ATGGACCTGCTGTTCCCATACCCGGCGCATGAGCGTCTGGGCAAACAATTGGCGTTTATTATGGAAACTGACAAACTAAAGACGATTTTGCGGCAATCCTATATCAGCGACGGAACGCGCAGAGAGAATGATGCCGAGCATACATGGGGGCTGACCTTGATGGCCATCACGCTGGCGGAACACGCCAATATGCCGGAGCTGGATCTGCTGCGGGTTCTCAAGATGCTGATTGTGCATGATCTCGTTGAGATCGATGCAGGCGATACATTCGCCTATGATACGGCAGGCCATGCCGATAAGGTAGAACGGGAAACCGCAGCTGCAAAGCGCCTGTTCGGCATGCTCCCGGAAGACCAGAGCGAGGCTTTTTTCGCACTGTGGCGGGAGTTCGAGGATCGGCAAACTCCGGAAGCGCGATTCGCGGCGGCGGTGGATCGCCTTCATCCCATGCTGCTGAATTATCAGACGGGTGGAAAGGCATGGAAGACCCACCAGGTGCACGCCGGCATGGTCAGGGAACGAAACCGTTCAATTGCGGACGGCTCCGTTGCTTTGTTCCAATATGCGCTTGAACTGATCCGACAAGCCGTTGCGGACGGCCGCTTGCTGGATGAACCGCAGCCTGGCGGTGAATAA
- a CDS encoding L,D-transpeptidase — MESGNHGSKPHNGLPEPTGEDELEFWKQYLIEHPDNKMAWYLLGKAYDRQHKPGKANYCYMQAGDVYRAYEKKAIAVEAMPEPLQKLELAQPDESPRQSDKRKRRRLGALLLIVLLTFFASSSAEEEHSEVAGNSLPELAADNAPHAEEELAPAQDMEEGAEHEQYLQPVGDSKWGIHLLASDGTALEDDRVSAAAAIGRVLVDASNSAEHTLVVQANAAAGGNRQWIQWINGMNVLVAIDRPDRAGASRVHRYDAHLCECVPAPLPNAHAAALQTWQRAQEELLVAMSAAERHGQASELGLQHGQQLTEDYPNNALPGLTALMMEQLEWITLGEDVFPSEPTGRDVPSSYFPFHTKLQLVDTGSGAAAAAIQTASFGSSGEQHQANPAFEWKAPLEIIVDTSVHKLAVVSGSVILRNYTVGLGGELTPLGEFEITEKVRNPNGRDDGDFGSRGMTLSDTLYAIHGTNEPESIGKDESLGCVRMGKEDVEELFDMVPLGTKVTITRGVLPDQEMVPEERFRLPSEAQETNDAKVYRWL; from the coding sequence GTGGAATCGGGCAATCATGGATCAAAGCCGCATAACGGTTTGCCGGAGCCAACCGGTGAGGATGAGCTCGAATTTTGGAAGCAGTATCTGATCGAGCATCCAGACAACAAGATGGCTTGGTATTTGCTCGGCAAAGCCTATGATCGCCAACATAAGCCCGGCAAGGCGAATTATTGCTATATGCAGGCCGGGGACGTCTACCGCGCCTATGAGAAGAAGGCGATCGCTGTAGAGGCGATGCCAGAACCGTTGCAAAAGCTGGAGCTCGCCCAGCCAGATGAGTCTCCGCGCCAGTCAGACAAGCGGAAGCGGCGAAGGCTCGGAGCGCTGCTGCTTATTGTGCTGCTAACGTTCTTTGCTTCCAGTTCAGCCGAAGAGGAGCATTCCGAGGTGGCGGGGAACAGCTTGCCGGAGCTTGCTGCGGATAATGCCCCCCATGCTGAAGAGGAGCTGGCCCCTGCTCAAGATATGGAGGAGGGAGCCGAGCATGAGCAATATCTGCAGCCTGTCGGCGATTCCAAATGGGGGATTCACTTGCTTGCTTCCGATGGCACAGCTTTGGAGGATGATCGGGTGTCTGCTGCGGCTGCCATCGGCCGGGTGCTTGTTGACGCCAGCAATTCCGCCGAGCACACCTTGGTCGTGCAAGCAAATGCCGCTGCAGGGGGAAATCGCCAATGGATCCAGTGGATCAACGGTATGAACGTACTGGTGGCCATCGATAGGCCGGACCGTGCGGGAGCAAGCCGGGTTCACAGGTATGATGCGCACCTGTGCGAATGCGTGCCTGCGCCGCTACCGAACGCGCACGCAGCTGCTCTCCAGACTTGGCAGCGAGCGCAGGAAGAATTGCTTGTTGCTATGTCTGCGGCGGAGCGGCATGGGCAGGCCAGCGAGCTTGGCTTGCAGCACGGGCAGCAATTGACGGAAGATTATCCGAACAATGCGCTTCCCGGATTGACTGCTCTCATGATGGAACAGCTTGAATGGATAACTTTGGGGGAGGATGTCTTTCCTTCAGAACCTACGGGTAGAGATGTACCCTCTTCATATTTCCCCTTTCACACAAAGCTGCAATTGGTCGACACGGGAAGTGGCGCAGCTGCTGCGGCCATACAGACCGCTTCCTTTGGCTCTTCCGGGGAACAACATCAAGCGAATCCGGCTTTCGAGTGGAAAGCTCCGCTCGAAATCATTGTCGACACGTCTGTTCATAAGCTTGCAGTAGTAAGCGGATCAGTCATATTGCGCAACTACACGGTCGGTCTGGGCGGCGAGCTTACACCGTTGGGCGAATTTGAGATTACGGAGAAAGTCCGCAATCCGAACGGCCGTGATGACGGAGATTTCGGAAGCAGGGGAATGACGCTCTCCGACACGTTATACGCCATTCATGGAACGAACGAGCCGGAGAGCATCGGCAAGGATGAGTCGCTTGGCTGTGTGCGGATGGGCAAGGAGGATGTCGAAGAACTGTTCGACATGGTGCCGCTGGGTACGAAGGTGACGATTACCCGGGGAGTGCTTCCAGACCAAGAGATGGTGCCTGAAGAGCGCTTCCGGCTGCCTTCCGAAGCTCAGGAGACTAACGATGCCAAAGTGTACCGCTGGCTATAG
- a CDS encoding ThiF family adenylyltransferase, whose translation MNAQFERNLGVLSPEDMNKLKESRIAIAGCGCIGGFSAELLTRLGIGALRIADPDIFDVTNINRQCAATHETVGMPKVDAMRKHLQAIQPEINLDMWNESVMESNADAFVADADYVVDAIDYFAFPHAVALHRAARRHGKPVITAAALGFGTSVLAFHPQGMTLEAYVGIDESTPLHELEGAVIPASRYATHLPSYVTAEQIKAWLQSRHIPTISVGQALGPGVLVSKLVLHLLGRQEPQYVPDSFQLQLEA comes from the coding sequence ATGAACGCACAATTCGAACGAAATTTGGGGGTGCTCTCCCCTGAGGACATGAACAAGCTCAAGGAAAGCCGGATTGCCATTGCCGGGTGCGGCTGCATCGGCGGTTTCTCTGCCGAGCTCCTCACGCGCTTGGGAATCGGGGCGCTGCGGATCGCAGACCCGGACATATTCGATGTCACCAACATCAACAGGCAATGCGCAGCGACCCATGAAACGGTCGGCATGCCCAAAGTCGATGCCATGCGCAAGCACCTGCAGGCCATCCAGCCGGAGATAAACCTGGATATGTGGAACGAGAGCGTGATGGAATCCAATGCAGATGCTTTTGTCGCCGATGCAGATTATGTTGTTGATGCGATTGATTATTTTGCTTTCCCTCATGCTGTAGCCCTGCACCGTGCGGCGCGCAGGCACGGCAAGCCCGTCATAACGGCAGCTGCGCTTGGCTTCGGCACATCGGTCTTGGCCTTCCATCCCCAAGGCATGACACTGGAAGCGTATGTCGGCATAGATGAATCGACACCTTTGCATGAACTGGAAGGTGCCGTCATCCCTGCCTCGCGCTATGCGACACACCTGCCTTCCTACGTCACCGCCGAGCAGATCAAAGCCTGGCTGCAGAGCCGCCACATTCCGACAATCAGTGTCGGGCAAGCACTCGGTCCCGGTGTTCTCGTCTCTAAACTCGTGCTGCATTTGTTGGGCAGACAGGAGCCGCAATACGTTCCGGATTCGTTCCAGCTGCAGCTGGAAGCTTGA
- a CDS encoding N-acyl amino acid synthase FeeM domain-containing protein: MNQDSPYVYAVAEGDIRSQAVNLHHQRYQEVGFFKPDEYDPYEQQSVYFVAQMKERGEVVGVTRLILDSLDRLPTMRSFTIFDLERARLSMPDMYRVAEISAFTKLQQHDVGLGLIKAIFKYSLIHGISNWICCIDERVYTYMKRVFKFPFQIIGEPRVYLGSKSIPCSFHIAECQAALQRLRPELYAYFIDFENQSLREVR, from the coding sequence ATGAATCAGGACTCACCGTATGTTTATGCTGTTGCGGAAGGTGACATACGCAGCCAAGCTGTCAACCTTCATCACCAACGGTACCAGGAGGTTGGATTTTTTAAGCCGGATGAATACGATCCATATGAGCAGCAGTCCGTGTATTTCGTCGCACAAATGAAAGAAAGAGGAGAAGTAGTAGGAGTGACACGCCTTATCCTGGATTCGCTGGACCGCTTGCCGACCATGAGGAGCTTCACCATCTTCGACCTGGAAAGAGCGCGCCTGTCTATGCCAGACATGTATCGGGTTGCGGAGATCAGCGCCTTTACCAAGCTGCAGCAGCATGATGTAGGGCTCGGACTGATAAAGGCCATTTTCAAGTATTCCCTCATACACGGTATTTCCAATTGGATATGCTGCATTGACGAGCGCGTATATACGTATATGAAACGAGTATTCAAATTTCCGTTTCAAATTATCGGCGAACCTCGGGTATATTTGGGCTCCAAGTCGATCCCGTGCTCCTTCCATATTGCCGAATGCCAAGCTGCGCTGCAGCGTCTAAGACCGGAGCTGTATGCTTACTTTATCGATTTTGAAAATCAATCACTGCGGGAGGTTCGTTGA
- a CDS encoding HD-GYP domain-containing protein translates to MSDNRGKLLKRFYNLHRKNLSLKIIKVSLAYLIVSVMWNFIFQLMNLPYSRADLPTLLLSVLVLLFIVAVNRFYGISPMVLKHVVLSYIMFVVCCLYFASGYKEAWTFFLMIPLISALYGKLQTMLIYSGIGLLLMMLVSAYYPLYDHMIFDSIDISNRLLIYLIIATISYILLEQLIRLYHNQVNIILESTDSTIEQVVKSFIVSIEAKDAYTFGHSERVSRYAVELAKLLPEFQQKGRLKSMRLAGLLHDIGKINIPESVLSKPDKLTDEEYELVKTHPVIGGRMVEKISSLDSLKDGVLYHHERWDGRGYPSGLAGEEIPLDARILAMADAFDAMTSSRAYREALPVSEAFKRIREGRGTQFDPNLVDCLDVLQVAWLRIHKQSQNEMQEFETMTDLF, encoded by the coding sequence ATGTCAGATAATAGAGGAAAATTGCTGAAGCGCTTCTACAATCTTCACCGCAAAAATCTCAGTCTGAAAATTATCAAAGTGTCGCTAGCATATCTCATCGTCAGTGTCATGTGGAACTTCATCTTTCAGCTGATGAACTTGCCTTATTCACGGGCAGATTTGCCTACTTTACTGTTGAGTGTGCTGGTGCTGCTTTTCATAGTTGCGGTCAATCGGTTCTACGGCATTTCGCCGATGGTGCTCAAGCATGTGGTGCTGTCCTACATTATGTTTGTCGTATGCTGTCTATATTTTGCATCAGGCTACAAAGAGGCTTGGACCTTCTTCCTGATGATTCCGCTTATTTCCGCATTGTACGGCAAGCTGCAGACGATGCTGATCTATTCAGGCATCGGCCTCCTGCTGATGATGCTCGTAAGCGCCTATTATCCGCTCTATGATCACATGATTTTCGATTCGATCGACATTTCCAATCGACTATTGATTTATTTGATCATTGCAACGATCAGCTATATTTTGCTGGAACAGCTGATCCGCCTGTACCATAATCAAGTGAATATCATATTGGAATCGACCGATTCGACGATTGAGCAAGTGGTGAAGAGCTTTATCGTATCGATCGAGGCCAAGGACGCATATACATTCGGCCACAGTGAACGGGTAAGCCGCTATGCGGTCGAACTGGCCAAGCTGCTGCCGGAATTTCAGCAGAAGGGCCGGTTAAAAAGCATGAGACTGGCCGGGCTGCTGCATGATATCGGCAAGATCAATATTCCGGAATCGGTATTGTCCAAGCCGGACAAGCTTACAGATGAGGAGTATGAGCTGGTGAAAACACACCCGGTTATTGGCGGCCGCATGGTGGAGAAGATCTCGAGCCTGGATTCCCTGAAGGATGGCGTGCTGTATCATCACGAGCGCTGGGACGGCAGAGGTTATCCGAGCGGATTGGCAGGGGAGGAGATTCCGCTGGATGCGCGCATATTGGCCATGGCTGATGCATTCGATGCGATGACATCCAGCCGGGCTTACCGGGAGGCGCTCCCGGTGAGCGAGGCGTTCAAGCGTATTCGGGAGGGCAGGGGGACCCAGTTCGATCCGAATCTGGTGGATTGTTTGGATGTTCTGCAAGTAGCCTGGCTTCGTATTCACAAGCAGAGTCAAAACGAAATGCAAGAATTTGAAACCATGACGGATTTATTTTGA
- a CDS encoding DMT family transporter: MKVQDFFRHPAGMIATAIVATLLWGIAFPIIKLSYEALSIAPDEIFEQMVFAGYRFILAGLMIYLVMIVSGQSLKLKPGTLRTVILIGFVLTFLQYMAFYIGMSRSFGFMGAIIGGMISFFQLMLAHVWYRDDRLNWRSACGLMLGFCGLFILFADQQNGITFGLGEALLLASAFFCAVGNLLSRTAARQLTIFAINSHQMVMGGIGLTAIGSMQAGLFPFTFQWVTMWYLLLLAFVSAASFMLWNTLMKYNQVGRVSMFLFLIPLFGSGWSALLLHEVLHASALAAIILVSCGIILVNRKSRADSESKRSGEQVSG, translated from the coding sequence ATGAAGGTACAGGATTTTTTTCGGCATCCGGCAGGCATGATCGCCACCGCGATTGTCGCTACGCTGCTGTGGGGAATCGCTTTTCCTATCATTAAGCTCAGCTATGAGGCGCTCTCCATAGCGCCTGATGAGATTTTTGAACAGATGGTATTCGCCGGGTACCGCTTTATATTGGCCGGCTTGATGATCTATCTCGTCATGATCGTTTCGGGCCAAAGTTTGAAGCTGAAGCCAGGGACGCTCCGGACGGTTATCCTGATCGGCTTTGTACTGACATTTTTGCAGTACATGGCTTTCTATATAGGCATGAGCCGAAGCTTTGGCTTTATGGGAGCCATTATCGGCGGCATGATTTCGTTCTTCCAGTTAATGCTCGCGCATGTCTGGTATCGCGACGACCGCTTGAATTGGCGCAGCGCATGCGGTCTGATGCTTGGTTTCTGCGGCTTGTTCATACTGTTCGCCGACCAGCAGAATGGCATTACATTTGGTCTGGGCGAAGCATTGTTATTGGCTTCTGCATTCTTCTGCGCAGTTGGCAATTTGCTGTCCAGGACAGCTGCGCGCCAATTAACCATATTTGCCATCAACAGCCATCAGATGGTGATGGGCGGAATCGGCTTAACAGCGATCGGGAGCATGCAAGCGGGGCTGTTTCCGTTTACATTCCAGTGGGTGACCATGTGGTATTTGCTGCTGCTCGCCTTTGTGTCGGCCGCCTCATTCATGCTGTGGAATACGCTGATGAAGTACAACCAGGTTGGACGGGTGTCGATGTTTCTCTTTTTGATACCGTTGTTCGGAAGTGGCTGGTCTGCGCTGCTGCTGCATGAAGTTCTGCACGCGTCGGCATTGGCGGCCATTATTCTCGTAAGCTGCGGGATTATTTTGGTGAATCGAAAGAGCCGTGCAGACTCGGAATCCAAGCGATCCGGCGAGCAAGTGAGCGGCTAA
- a CDS encoding HesB/YadR/YfhF family protein, which translates to MNLHVTPEAALFYKEEMDLQEGDHLCLYVKLYGSSSAHPNFSIGVTKGDCGESSLSTTVEGITFYLDAQDQWYVAGYDLRVSLQDGEISFQLLEA; encoded by the coding sequence ATGAATCTTCATGTCACGCCGGAAGCGGCCCTGTTTTATAAGGAAGAGATGGATTTGCAGGAAGGAGATCACTTGTGTCTTTATGTCAAGCTCTATGGAAGCAGCTCGGCTCACCCCAACTTTTCAATCGGCGTGACCAAGGGCGATTGCGGCGAGAGCAGCCTGTCAACTACAGTGGAAGGCATTACCTTTTATCTGGATGCACAGGACCAATGGTATGTCGCCGGCTATGATCTGAGGGTAAGCCTGCAGGACGGGGAAATTTCATTTCAGTTGCTCGAAGCGTAA
- a CDS encoding alpha/beta hydrolase, with product MLWLWIVLATAAASAVIGYYFSNLIIHIRTIPYEQTLQKEAEAGRVDPDNFERMPKQKVWIDSPFGYSLHAYWIPSACQDSKKVMIFVHGVTHSLIGSVKYLPIFQKRGYHAFIYDHRRHGRSGGTTTTFGYMEKHDLKACVDWVQNQLGADAFIGIHGESMGAATALQHAAIDGRAAFYIADCPYSDLTDQLAHRLKEDYRLPKLPLLHLANAFTRLRAKFWFSDVSPIRDIAHIHTPVLFVHGEEDRYVPTHMSLEMYEIKPGMKQLYLVPEAAHAQAITVDPAAYEATVAKFLDGVESMQEWATDHSRLNAAKQDGSKTGEKHDKNHFTTTVQPLQ from the coding sequence ATGCTATGGCTCTGGATCGTGCTGGCAACTGCTGCTGCGTCAGCAGTAATTGGCTATTACTTTTCAAATTTGATCATTCATATCCGGACAATCCCTTATGAGCAGACATTGCAAAAAGAAGCAGAGGCCGGGAGGGTAGATCCGGATAATTTTGAGCGTATGCCCAAACAGAAAGTATGGATAGATTCTCCATTCGGTTATTCCTTGCATGCCTATTGGATTCCTTCCGCTTGCCAGGATTCCAAGAAAGTCATGATTTTTGTCCATGGGGTAACCCATTCCTTGATCGGTTCAGTCAAGTACTTGCCGATCTTCCAGAAGCGCGGCTACCATGCATTCATTTACGACCACCGCAGACATGGAAGAAGCGGCGGCACTACTACTACATTTGGATATATGGAAAAGCATGATCTGAAAGCATGCGTGGACTGGGTTCAAAACCAGCTTGGCGCGGACGCGTTCATTGGCATCCACGGGGAATCGATGGGCGCCGCAACAGCTTTGCAGCATGCCGCCATCGACGGGCGTGCGGCCTTCTATATTGCAGATTGTCCATATTCCGATTTGACCGATCAGCTCGCCCATCGATTGAAGGAGGATTATCGTCTGCCCAAGCTGCCCCTTCTCCATCTCGCTAATGCGTTCACGCGATTGAGAGCAAAGTTCTGGTTCAGCGATGTGTCTCCTATTCGTGATATAGCGCACATTCATACACCTGTACTATTCGTACATGGTGAAGAGGACCGCTATGTACCGACGCATATGTCGCTGGAGATGTACGAAATCAAGCCGGGGATGAAACAGCTTTATCTGGTTCCGGAGGCCGCGCATGCGCAAGCGATAACGGTCGATCCGGCCGCATATGAGGCAACGGTGGCGAAGTTTCTGGACGGGGTGGAGAGTATGCAAGAATGGGCAACTGACCATAGCCGCCTGAACGCTGCGAAGCAGGACGGCAGCAAGACCGGTGAGAAACATGACAAAAATCACTTCACAACCACGGTGCAACCGTTACAATAG
- a CDS encoding MTH1187 family thiamine-binding protein, with the protein MAIADITIIPVGTGSPSVSEYVADIHKLLEEKKLERSIKVLLTPMSTLLEGELSDLLAVIHEIHELPFQKGASRVCTNIRIDDRRDKPLHMEDKVRKVEERLRPS; encoded by the coding sequence TTGGCGATTGCTGACATTACGATCATACCTGTCGGCACTGGCTCGCCCAGTGTCAGCGAATATGTGGCGGACATACATAAATTGCTGGAAGAGAAGAAGCTGGAACGGTCCATCAAGGTGCTGCTCACTCCGATGAGCACGCTGCTTGAAGGAGAGCTAAGCGATTTGCTGGCGGTCATACATGAGATTCACGAGCTCCCGTTTCAGAAGGGAGCCAGCCGCGTATGCACGAATATTCGCATTGACGACAGGCGAGACAAACCGCTTCACATGGAGGACAAAGTTCGCAAGGTGGAAGAACGGCTGCGGCCTTCTTGA
- a CDS encoding ADP-heptose synthase, with translation MRRRFVLEAVMVTIYGQLMAPQRPVEYVVPYTTIMELYDMVSSQEPIMPEPSDDAYVKAKIAELIAFFEDPFNRKKIERALSAPWKESPPVLVNDFVTFIVVNAMDNAQYGEIFDPVETELLLSASHYQIPVLTDQVEFQDKLIEAGIPVQLFDIDDFEYAMEQSEPIV, from the coding sequence ATGCGCCGGAGATTTGTCTTGGAAGCGGTCATGGTGACCATATATGGCCAGCTAATGGCGCCTCAGAGACCGGTGGAGTACGTGGTTCCTTATACGACAATCATGGAATTGTATGACATGGTTTCCAGTCAGGAACCGATCATGCCGGAGCCTTCCGATGATGCGTATGTCAAAGCCAAGATAGCCGAATTGATTGCATTCTTCGAAGATCCCTTTAACCGGAAGAAGATAGAGCGGGCGCTGTCCGCGCCTTGGAAGGAGAGCCCGCCTGTCCTGGTCAACGACTTTGTCACGTTCATTGTGGTGAATGCCATGGACAATGCCCAGTACGGTGAAATCTTCGATCCGGTGGAAACAGAGCTGCTTTTGTCAGCATCCCATTATCAGATACCCGTCTTGACTGACCAGGTTGAATTTCAAGACAAGCTGATTGAAGCAGGGATTCCGGTACAACTGTTTGATATTGATGATTTTGAATATGCGATGGAACAGTCAGAACCCATTGTATAG
- a CDS encoding alpha/beta hydrolase family protein — MSAGWMECRPLPDPSPDVEAEEWTYASDGLAVKGLLLRAKGRAEPHSPLMYCRGGIGRFGMVRAERLLPFVRLGYAVFAPYYRGYGSGGAGRDEFGGNDRHDVYRALALLPELEGIASPARGIPIVGFSRGAIMALLAARDCRAAGPVVVWGGVSDLLLTYEERVDLRRMLKRVVGHPVKQADAYMERSAVCWPERIARPVLLVHGSQDEQVSCKHAERLYAAMQRAGKRVDWFRLEEMGHILPDPVRDHTVMRIVRWIEEMQADCRADEPDG; from the coding sequence GTGAGCGCAGGATGGATGGAATGCAGGCCTTTGCCCGATCCATCTCCGGACGTGGAGGCTGAGGAATGGACATACGCATCTGACGGCTTGGCGGTAAAGGGCTTGCTGCTTCGTGCAAAAGGTCGTGCGGAACCGCATTCTCCCCTAATGTATTGCCGCGGCGGGATTGGACGTTTTGGCATGGTGCGTGCAGAGCGGCTGCTGCCGTTCGTCAGACTTGGCTATGCTGTATTTGCCCCCTACTATCGCGGTTATGGCAGCGGAGGAGCGGGAAGAGATGAATTCGGCGGCAATGATCGACATGATGTTTACCGAGCGTTGGCGCTTCTCCCTGAGCTGGAAGGCATCGCTTCGCCTGCGCGAGGCATTCCGATTGTCGGCTTCTCTCGCGGCGCGATCATGGCGCTGCTCGCAGCGCGGGACTGCCGGGCTGCGGGGCCGGTCGTCGTCTGGGGCGGGGTAAGCGATCTTTTGTTGACCTACGAGGAGAGGGTCGATTTGCGCCGCATGCTTAAGCGGGTAGTCGGTCATCCCGTCAAGCAGGCAGACGCCTACATGGAGCGCTCCGCCGTCTGCTGGCCGGAGCGTATTGCACGGCCTGTTTTACTTGTTCACGGGTCGCAGGACGAGCAGGTTAGCTGCAAACATGCCGAACGGCTCTATGCGGCTATGCAGCGTGCGGGCAAGCGGGTTGACTGGTTCCGGTTGGAAGAAATGGGTCATATTCTGCCGGATCCTGTACGAGACCATACGGTCATGCGCATCGTGCGATGGATTGAGGAGATGCAAGCAGACTGCCGGGCCGATGAACCTGACGGATGA
- a CDS encoding mismatch-specific DNA-glycosylase, with product MHTAEIPDHLAEDMKLLFIGFNPSLRSGETGHHYANPHNRFWRLLHAAGLTERVHRPEEDGSLSGWYGYGFTNIVSRPTRTAAEITKEEYGEGRELLKQKLIMYKPRFACYVGKGVYEQFSGRKDVSWGLQPAGVVAQVQDYVVPSSSGLVRMSFEAVAAWYNELRQLLQTSDDA from the coding sequence ATGCACACAGCTGAAATCCCAGATCATTTGGCGGAAGACATGAAGCTTTTATTTATAGGGTTCAACCCCAGTCTTCGCTCCGGCGAGACCGGACATCATTATGCGAATCCGCATAATCGCTTTTGGCGGCTTCTTCATGCTGCCGGCTTGACAGAGCGGGTACACCGGCCAGAGGAAGATGGCAGCCTATCAGGATGGTACGGGTACGGCTTTACCAATATTGTGTCGCGTCCAACCCGCACCGCAGCAGAAATTACGAAGGAAGAGTACGGGGAAGGGCGGGAGCTGTTGAAGCAGAAGTTAATCATGTATAAACCAAGGTTCGCATGCTATGTCGGCAAGGGAGTGTACGAGCAGTTCAGCGGGCGGAAGGACGTGTCCTGGGGACTGCAGCCTGCTGGCGTTGTGGCGCAGGTTCAGGATTATGTCGTGCCATCCTCAAGCGGTCTTGTGCGCATGTCTTTTGAAGCGGTTGCGGCATGGTATAACGAGCTGAGGCAACTCCTGCAAACTTCGGACGATGCCTGA